One window from the genome of Pseudonocardia broussonetiae encodes:
- a CDS encoding FtsK/SpoIIIE domain-containing protein, producing the protein MASTSYHYETMRTARALLAGAVLLLALCVGLVRPLVQAGVYGALGAAVLIVVTGAVCCLAVQHSLAAGWMFEHNVRRRFRAVCRERRLTTRDDRDNVVYPGLSRLIGNGAVLNARIRPLFGQSLADWERAAPAFALAYAVAAVRFRDNGDGSLTLLAGYQPLEAREFVMNEAEPVEGVDWRERLASVVVGTTEGGQPFALPFLDSHILIAGITGAGKGSVVWSAALALLPAAKAGVVRFWGIDPKRLELAMGRGFFGDRYANTDEQAVQLLERAAAEMLERAEGLAGHARRAEPSVLHPVNVLFIDELGYLSALMPDRKLRERAEKALSAILVLGRAAGFVVIGALQDPRKEVLNFRDLFPTAVAMRLRKPMVDLVLGAGMYEAGAVCDQIPPPKAGGAGVAFVVSEDSGIPVCVRFTWCPDDLIRKTAAELEPLAMRPQIAAN; encoded by the coding sequence GTGGCGAGTACGAGCTACCACTACGAGACGATGCGGACGGCGCGGGCCTTGCTGGCCGGCGCCGTCCTGCTGTTGGCGCTCTGCGTCGGCCTGGTGCGGCCGCTGGTGCAGGCCGGCGTCTACGGGGCACTCGGCGCGGCGGTGCTCATCGTCGTGACAGGGGCGGTCTGCTGCCTCGCGGTGCAGCACTCGCTGGCCGCTGGCTGGATGTTCGAGCACAACGTGCGCCGGCGCTTCCGGGCGGTCTGCCGGGAGCGGCGTCTGACCACCCGCGACGACCGCGACAACGTCGTCTATCCGGGCCTGAGCCGGCTCATCGGCAACGGCGCGGTGCTCAACGCGCGCATCCGCCCGCTGTTCGGGCAGAGCCTGGCCGACTGGGAGCGGGCGGCTCCGGCGTTCGCCCTGGCCTACGCCGTCGCGGCGGTGCGCTTCCGGGACAACGGCGACGGCTCGCTGACGCTGCTCGCTGGCTACCAGCCGCTTGAGGCGCGCGAGTTCGTGATGAACGAGGCGGAGCCGGTCGAGGGCGTCGACTGGCGTGAGCGTCTGGCGTCGGTCGTCGTCGGCACCACGGAGGGCGGTCAGCCGTTCGCGCTGCCGTTCCTGGATTCTCACATCCTCATCGCCGGCATCACCGGGGCCGGAAAGGGGAGTGTCGTCTGGTCGGCGGCGCTGGCTCTCTTGCCGGCGGCCAAGGCCGGCGTCGTGCGCTTCTGGGGCATCGACCCCAAGCGTCTTGAGCTCGCCATGGGCCGCGGCTTCTTCGGCGACCGCTACGCCAACACCGACGAGCAGGCCGTCCAGCTCCTCGAGCGCGCCGCGGCCGAGATGCTCGAGCGTGCCGAAGGACTCGCCGGCCACGCCCGCCGGGCTGAGCCGTCGGTGCTGCACCCGGTGAACGTCTTGTTCATCGACGAGCTGGGCTACCTCTCGGCGCTCATGCCCGATCGCAAGCTTCGGGAGCGGGCCGAGAAGGCCCTGTCGGCCATTCTCGTGCTCGGTCGGGCGGCCGGCTTCGTCGTCATCGGCGCGCTGCAGGACCCGCGCAAGGAGGTCCTGAACTTCCGCGACCTCTTCCCGACGGCCGTGGCCATGCGGCTGCGTAAGCCGATGGTCGACCTCGTGCTCGGGGCCGGCATGTACGAGGCCGGCGCGGTCTGCGACCAGATCCCGCCGCCCAAGGCCGGCGGCGCGGGCGTCGCGTTCGTGGTCTCGGAGGACTCCGGCATCCCGGTGTGCGTCCGCTTCACCTGGTGCCCGGATGACCTCATCAGGAAGACGGCGGCCGAACTCGAGCCGCTGGCGATGCGTCCGCAAATCGCGGCGAACTAG
- a CDS encoding helix-turn-helix domain-containing protein: protein MVNAMVSDSDVDDDPDRLNIGWSTGVRNSSSNEPAPPSKPPPAPDYVDRAFYDLGSLMEQAAMLKNISPSRQMVTPQVLINMRKMADGIQDVTRRFMLHALRDQIITQKQAAEIIGVHENTVARWVKEDQARRQT from the coding sequence GTGGTCAACGCGATGGTGTCTGACAGCGACGTCGACGACGACCCGGACCGGCTCAACATCGGCTGGTCAACGGGCGTTCGTAACAGCAGCTCAAACGAGCCAGCGCCGCCATCTAAGCCACCCCCGGCCCCTGATTACGTCGACCGAGCGTTCTACGACTTGGGCAGCCTCATGGAGCAGGCGGCCATGCTGAAGAACATTTCGCCTAGCCGCCAAATGGTCACCCCTCAGGTGCTCATCAACATGCGAAAGATGGCCGATGGCATACAAGACGTAACACGTCGCTTTATGCTGCATGCCTTACGTGACCAGATCATTACCCAAAAACAGGCAGCAGAAATAATCGGGGTACACGAAAACACTGTTGCTCGATGGGTCAAGGAAGACCAGGCTCGTCGTCAGACCTAG